In a single window of the Candidatus Krumholzibacteriia bacterium genome:
- a CDS encoding FlgD immunoglobulin-like domain containing protein, which produces MNIRHSSTLAMVLLMISLSALSFWPTDPAANLPIAIGPGDQVLPKIAATPEGGCYVGWYDAPTGYNVRLQRYDNLGNEAWAPGGILVSDHPQSSWITQWDMTADSNGNAVLVFNDIRSGGDWDIYAYKVAPDGSMLWGQDGVTLSDNADFEPSPKVTETSDGDFVFVWQRLPDAGNGTIRMQRLSADGTALLPSGGLDIAGEPGKSPGFCVICPGDAGSSIVAWLRDTNGYMADRHYRAEKFDAAGASLWGAPVDVYDETVLPIGYEPIIQSDASGGAILLWHRYYNGLYNSCVQHLDAAGTELFPHNGLPVSTSTSHYHISPTMAQSGGDLYVFWDERNTSQTQWGIYGQRFAADGTRLWGNSGQMFLPINSLYKSFLRALPASSGATLFWIEEPSGYGSDQIRGFAVDPDGNFTWPGDIIDVASTPSTKGRLPVVSMPSGAAFLAWEDDRNGSVDVYGQYVNADGSLGSLTAVESPAYAFDSPRNFPNPFNPSTKIRFHLEQSAAVKLAIYDPAGRLIRELLPATVLEEGEHVIDWNGFDDSGCRVAGGVYLLRMNSEEGQFTRKMVLAK; this is translated from the coding sequence ATGAACATCCGCCACAGTAGCACTCTGGCCATGGTCCTCTTGATGATCTCCCTCTCCGCTCTTTCCTTTTGGCCCACCGATCCCGCAGCCAACTTGCCAATCGCCATCGGACCGGGCGATCAGGTGCTCCCCAAGATCGCAGCCACGCCGGAGGGAGGCTGCTATGTGGGATGGTACGATGCGCCCACAGGATACAATGTCAGACTTCAGCGCTATGACAATCTTGGGAACGAAGCCTGGGCGCCCGGCGGCATTCTGGTGAGCGACCATCCTCAGAGCAGTTGGATCACCCAATGGGACATGACCGCCGATTCCAACGGGAACGCCGTGCTGGTTTTCAACGACATCCGCTCCGGCGGAGACTGGGATATCTATGCCTACAAGGTCGCGCCCGATGGCTCGATGCTCTGGGGGCAGGACGGTGTCACCCTGTCCGACAACGCTGACTTCGAGCCTTCCCCCAAGGTAACCGAGACCAGCGATGGAGATTTCGTTTTTGTCTGGCAAAGACTCCCTGATGCGGGCAACGGCACGATCAGGATGCAGAGACTCTCTGCCGACGGAACAGCCCTGCTTCCCTCCGGCGGACTGGACATCGCAGGCGAGCCCGGCAAAAGCCCCGGCTTCTGCGTGATCTGCCCGGGCGATGCGGGTAGCAGCATCGTGGCCTGGCTACGAGACACCAACGGCTACATGGCCGACCGCCATTATCGCGCAGAAAAGTTTGACGCTGCAGGAGCATCGCTCTGGGGCGCGCCCGTGGATGTTTACGATGAGACCGTCCTTCCCATTGGCTATGAACCCATCATCCAGAGTGATGCCTCGGGGGGAGCAATCCTGCTCTGGCATCGCTACTACAACGGCCTGTACAATTCCTGTGTGCAGCATCTGGACGCTGCAGGTACAGAACTCTTTCCTCACAACGGGCTGCCGGTTTCCACCAGTACAAGCCACTACCACATTTCCCCCACCATGGCGCAAAGCGGAGGAGACCTCTATGTCTTCTGGGATGAGAGAAACACGAGCCAAACTCAATGGGGAATCTATGGTCAGCGCTTCGCAGCCGATGGAACCCGCCTCTGGGGAAACTCGGGGCAGATGTTCCTGCCCATCAACTCTCTCTACAAGTCCTTCTTGAGAGCGCTTCCGGCTTCCAGCGGGGCCACACTCTTCTGGATTGAAGAACCCTCTGGCTATGGCAGTGACCAGATCAGGGGCTTCGCTGTGGATCCGGACGGAAACTTCACCTGGCCCGGTGACATCATCGATGTAGCCAGCACCCCCAGCACAAAGGGGCGACTGCCCGTGGTGTCTATGCCCTCAGGCGCTGCCTTCCTTGCCTGGGAGGATGATCGCAACGGCTCAGTGGATGTTTACGGTCAGTATGTCAATGCAGACGGAAGTCTGGGCAGTCTGACGGCCGTGGAATCGCCAGCTTATGCATTCGATTCCCCACGGAATTTTCCAAATCCCTTCAACCCTTCAACGAAGATTCGTTTTCACCTGGAGCAATCTGCTGCTGTGAAACTTGCCATCTACGATCCCGCAGGACGCCTCATTCGAGAGCTGCTCCCGGCCACAGTTTTGGAGGAGGGCGAACACGTCATTGACTGGAATGGGTTCGATGATTCGGGCTGCCGCGTCGCTGGAGGCGTGTACTTGCTCCGCATGAACAGCGAAGAAGGGCAGTTCACACGCAAAATGGTCCTGGCAAAATAG
- a CDS encoding NADH-quinone oxidoreductase subunit N: MDWNLSIVGSELILLATVALLILSYLASLKKNLDSVAFDLITGFGFFAALLFSVYQWGAPAQDAFGGRLILDPLAQYLRPLLLLIGLGTLLLSSPYLKREKLEKMEFHALTLFSVMGMMILSSSGDLLTLFLGLELLSLSLYVLVGFHREKSRSLEASLKYFLLGAFASALLLFGMALLWGTAGTIHFAGLAESWQEGVLLSHSLARAGFWMVFVGLVFKISVVPFHFWTADVYEGSPAPVAGFMATGTKAAALIVFARFLLEGFASSRAEWLPVLWWLSLFTMAVGNLMAIAQANIKRMLAFSSVAHAGYLLLALVAGTSLSMRAMLFYLAAYTIMNLGAFAVVSLVGREGERYQSIYDYDGLAKQHPWMAAMMATFLFSLAGIPPAVGFVGKFLIFSELIKGGFLPLAVVGVLFSLVSAYYYLRVIYLMYMKDAYDERPAPAMPASAGILMGLAMILILWFGIFPSGLLELAATASLPF, encoded by the coding sequence GTGGACTGGAATCTCAGCATTGTCGGATCAGAACTGATTCTCCTGGCGACGGTTGCCCTGCTGATCCTCTCCTATCTGGCTTCCCTGAAAAAGAATCTGGACAGTGTCGCCTTCGACCTGATCACCGGTTTCGGCTTTTTCGCGGCCCTGCTCTTCTCGGTTTACCAGTGGGGGGCACCTGCACAGGATGCCTTCGGAGGGCGGTTGATCCTGGATCCTCTGGCCCAGTACCTGAGACCTCTCCTTCTTCTCATCGGCCTGGGAACTCTTCTGCTCTCTTCCCCCTACCTGAAGCGCGAGAAGCTGGAGAAAATGGAGTTCCACGCCCTCACGCTCTTTTCGGTGATGGGCATGATGATCCTCTCCTCCTCCGGGGACCTTCTGACCCTCTTTCTGGGCCTGGAACTGCTCTCCCTCTCTCTCTATGTCCTGGTGGGATTCCATCGTGAGAAGAGTCGCAGTCTGGAAGCATCCCTGAAGTATTTTCTGCTGGGTGCCTTTGCCAGCGCCCTCTTGCTTTTCGGGATGGCGCTCCTGTGGGGGACGGCCGGCACCATCCATTTTGCCGGGCTTGCAGAAAGCTGGCAGGAGGGGGTCCTGCTCTCCCACTCCCTCGCCCGCGCGGGTTTCTGGATGGTCTTTGTGGGACTGGTCTTCAAGATCAGTGTCGTGCCCTTTCACTTCTGGACCGCTGATGTCTACGAAGGAAGTCCCGCTCCCGTAGCCGGCTTCATGGCGACCGGAACGAAGGCTGCAGCGCTGATTGTCTTTGCCCGATTCCTGCTTGAGGGATTTGCTTCCTCCCGGGCCGAATGGCTCCCGGTACTCTGGTGGCTTTCGCTTTTCACGATGGCAGTTGGAAACCTGATGGCCATTGCGCAGGCGAACATCAAGAGGATGCTGGCCTTTTCCAGTGTTGCTCATGCAGGGTATCTGCTGCTTGCGCTCGTGGCCGGCACCTCCCTGTCCATGAGGGCGATGCTCTTCTATCTTGCGGCCTATACGATCATGAATCTGGGAGCCTTCGCTGTCGTTTCACTCGTGGGAAGAGAGGGTGAGCGCTATCAGTCGATCTATGATTACGACGGGCTTGCAAAGCAACATCCCTGGATGGCTGCCATGATGGCGACCTTCCTTTTCTCGCTCGCCGGGATTCCCCCCGCCGTCGGTTTTGTCGGGAAGTTTCTGATCTTTTCAGAGCTGATCAAGGGCGGTTTCTTGCCTCTGGCCGTGGTGGGCGTTCTCTTCAGTCTGGTCAGTGCTTATTACTACCTTCGCGTGATCTACCTGATGTACATGAAGGACGCCTACGACGAAAGACCGGCTCCGGCGATGCCGGCCTCTGCAGGCATCCTGATGGGACTTGCCATGATCCTGATTCTCTGGTTCGGGATCTTCCCTTCGGGCTTGCTGGAACTTGCTGCGACGGCTTCCCTGCCCTTCTAG
- a CDS encoding NADH-quinone oxidoreductase subunit M, which produces MTDQWILTWVCFLPLLGALPIVFFPEGKAGLTRLWSLLVTLVTFLLSLHLWFHFDESVAGLQFIQSLSWIPAAGIRYSVGIDGISLLMVLLTTFMMPLAVLSGWNAVSERVRGYHFFLLMLQTGMIGVFIASDLFLFYLFWEAMLIPMYFLIGIWGGGRRIYAAVKFFLFTMAGSVLMLAAILYLVSRHHALSGDWTFDMAALLTTVLSSRAETWVFLAFAFSFAIKVPMFPLHTWLPDAHVEAPTAGSVILAGVLLKMGTYGFLRFCLPFFPDAAHHFTPLIMTLAVIGIIYGALLALVQEDVKKLVAYSSVSHLGFVMLGIFAMNLQGIEGGILQMVNHGLSTGALFLLVGMLYERRHTRLIEDFGGLARVMPLYTLFLLIATFSSIGLPGLNGFIGEFLILLGTFRVAMLPAILAASGVVLGAVYMLWMVQRVLFGPIRHEENRVLKDLTPREWGLLLPVVLLMFWIGLYPKPFLRKMDASVKALVEQVSGEPVAAPHAQDPHTGHTVPEGE; this is translated from the coding sequence ATGACTGATCAATGGATCCTGACCTGGGTTTGCTTCCTGCCTCTGCTGGGAGCACTTCCGATTGTCTTCTTTCCAGAAGGAAAGGCAGGACTGACAAGGCTCTGGTCTCTACTGGTGACCCTTGTCACTTTCCTTCTGTCTCTCCATCTCTGGTTTCATTTTGACGAGAGTGTGGCTGGCCTGCAATTCATCCAGTCTCTTTCCTGGATTCCTGCAGCAGGGATTCGCTATTCCGTGGGGATCGACGGAATCAGTCTCCTGATGGTTCTCCTGACCACCTTCATGATGCCGCTGGCCGTCCTTTCCGGCTGGAATGCGGTGAGCGAGAGAGTGCGCGGCTATCACTTCTTCCTGCTCATGCTGCAGACCGGTATGATCGGCGTCTTCATAGCAAGCGACCTCTTCCTCTTCTATCTCTTCTGGGAAGCGATGCTGATTCCGATGTATTTCCTCATCGGGATCTGGGGCGGCGGCCGCAGAATCTATGCCGCCGTGAAGTTCTTCCTCTTCACGATGGCAGGCTCCGTCCTGATGCTGGCGGCCATTCTCTATCTTGTCAGCCGACACCATGCACTCAGTGGAGACTGGACCTTTGACATGGCGGCTCTCTTGACTACCGTCCTGAGTAGCCGTGCCGAAACCTGGGTCTTCCTGGCCTTTGCCTTCTCCTTTGCCATCAAGGTGCCGATGTTCCCGCTTCACACCTGGTTGCCCGATGCCCATGTGGAAGCCCCCACAGCGGGCTCGGTCATCCTTGCGGGTGTTCTCCTGAAGATGGGGACCTATGGCTTCCTCCGTTTCTGTCTTCCTTTTTTCCCGGATGCAGCACATCATTTCACTCCCCTGATCATGACTCTGGCGGTCATCGGGATCATCTATGGCGCTCTTCTGGCGCTGGTTCAGGAGGATGTGAAGAAACTGGTGGCCTACTCCAGTGTGAGCCATCTGGGATTCGTAATGCTGGGGATCTTTGCGATGAACCTGCAGGGGATCGAGGGTGGCATTCTTCAGATGGTCAATCACGGTCTTTCCACGGGCGCTCTCTTCCTTCTGGTCGGAATGCTCTACGAACGGCGCCACACCCGCCTGATTGAGGACTTCGGCGGGCTGGCCCGTGTCATGCCTCTCTACACCCTCTTCCTCCTGATTGCCACCTTCTCCTCGATTGGTTTGCCCGGGCTCAATGGCTTCATCGGAGAGTTCCTGATTCTGCTGGGCACTTTCCGGGTGGCCATGCTTCCGGCAATTCTGGCGGCCTCGGGCGTGGTCCTGGGCGCGGTCTACATGCTCTGGATGGTGCAGCGGGTTCTCTTCGGGCCCATCCGCCATGAGGAGAATCGGGTACTCAAGGATCTGACACCCCGGGAGTGGGGGCTCCTGCTTCCGGTGGTTCTGCTTATGTTCTGGATTGGTCTCTATCCGAAACCCTTCCTGAGAAAGATGGATGCCTCCGTGAAAGCCCTGGTGGAACAGGTCTCCGGCGAGCCGGTGGCGGCTCCCCATGCACAGGACCCTCACACAGGACACACTGTCCCTGAAGGAGAGTAG